Proteins co-encoded in one Dethiobacter alkaliphilus AHT 1 genomic window:
- a CDS encoding DctP family TRAP transporter solute-binding subunit, whose protein sequence is MQTITTSKLLYALLLTVMTLALLLSGCQNRALDLEQVGEDERIVIKFSHVVSELTPKGLAARRFAELVHERTDGLVEVQVYPNSQLYMDGEEVDALINNNVQMIAPATAKMTEFFPELLLFDLPFLFEDFEQVHRFIDSEGGQKLLDKFQTDSMLSLAMWDNGFKVMTANRPLYTPDDFAGLRFRIMPSRVLEAQFAQLGAQTRDMPFSDVYAALERGTVNAAENPPSNLYSKRFYMVQEHLTVSNHGYLGYLVLTNQTFWQGLPEDIREILEETLAEVTQWERKIAAEQNKRDLERIINSGEIEVHYLSEAEKAAWREALMPVHQMFLPDIGTELLQGTP, encoded by the coding sequence ATGCAGACCATAACAACCTCAAAACTGCTATATGCTTTACTACTGACCGTAATGACCCTTGCCCTGCTTCTTTCCGGCTGCCAGAACCGGGCCTTGGACCTGGAACAGGTGGGGGAAGACGAGCGTATCGTCATTAAATTTTCGCATGTGGTTTCCGAGCTGACACCCAAAGGTCTGGCGGCCAGAAGATTTGCCGAGCTTGTCCACGAAAGAACCGACGGCCTGGTGGAAGTACAGGTCTATCCCAACTCTCAGCTTTATATGGATGGCGAAGAAGTGGATGCTCTGATTAACAACAATGTGCAAATGATCGCACCCGCCACCGCCAAAATGACAGAATTTTTCCCGGAATTGTTGCTTTTTGACCTGCCTTTCCTGTTTGAAGATTTTGAACAGGTACATCGCTTCATCGACAGTGAAGGAGGACAAAAGCTTCTGGATAAATTTCAGACCGACAGCATGCTTTCCCTGGCCATGTGGGATAACGGCTTCAAAGTTATGACGGCCAACCGCCCATTATATACCCCCGATGACTTTGCCGGACTACGCTTTCGTATCATGCCCAGCCGGGTGCTGGAAGCCCAGTTTGCCCAACTGGGGGCACAGACCAGGGACATGCCCTTCTCCGATGTTTATGCCGCACTGGAGCGGGGAACAGTAAACGCGGCGGAAAACCCTCCCTCCAACCTCTATTCCAAAAGGTTTTACATGGTCCAGGAACACCTGACCGTCAGCAACCATGGCTACCTGGGCTATCTTGTCCTCACCAACCAGACATTCTGGCAGGGACTTCCTGAAGATATACGCGAAATTCTGGAAGAAACCCTGGCCGAAGTTACCCAGTGGGAACGCAAAATTGCCGCCGAACAAAACAAACGGGACCTGGAACGTATTATAAACAGCGGTGAAATTGAAGTTCACTATCTTTCCGAAGCAGAAAAGGCAGCCTGGCGGGAGGCTCTAATGCCTGTCCACCAAATGTTTTTGCCCGACATTGGCACCGAACTGCTGCAAGGCACCCCATAA
- a CDS encoding DUF3231 family protein: MLFSKPEDKAQMINVQEANNLWDLAKANYLAVELMQTWENFAHDADFKAVIKTFLTDIKKDIKTLEKELKKHGIPGPDKNRAAVNTAINTEIMMDEYIAQEFFIFAQENVEQLLRAIRTTTTNDGLRALFLKFVNKAIDRLDKVVGYLKMKGWLETPPLYPQTPAEVKETIAAGGVFHLWDHLTFRYDNISQTEIFHSFAKDPEFKALLKVGLQKTLKKQAAMLEKELERLGIPLPKPPKNFAMSDSTELLDDDYMFRILLTGIQGAAAFHAQALKQSTVEDRLRKEFKKLLCEEIGYIDEMIKFGNAKGWLHPVPQYKLQ; encoded by the coding sequence ATGCTCTTTTCCAAACCGGAAGACAAAGCCCAAATGATTAACGTCCAGGAAGCCAATAATCTCTGGGACCTGGCCAAAGCCAATTACCTGGCGGTGGAGTTAATGCAGACCTGGGAAAACTTTGCCCACGATGCAGATTTTAAAGCAGTGATAAAAACCTTTCTCACTGACATTAAAAAAGACATCAAAACATTAGAAAAAGAGTTGAAAAAGCACGGCATCCCCGGGCCCGATAAAAACCGGGCAGCCGTAAACACCGCCATCAACACCGAAATTATGATGGATGAATATATTGCGCAGGAATTCTTTATTTTTGCCCAGGAAAATGTGGAACAGCTCTTAAGAGCCATTCGCACCACCACCACCAATGATGGGCTGCGGGCCCTGTTTTTAAAATTTGTCAATAAAGCCATCGACCGGCTGGACAAAGTTGTGGGCTACCTGAAAATGAAAGGCTGGCTGGAAACCCCTCCTCTCTACCCGCAAACTCCCGCGGAAGTAAAGGAAACCATTGCCGCCGGCGGTGTTTTTCACCTTTGGGATCATCTCACCTTTCGCTACGACAACATCAGTCAGACCGAAATCTTTCACTCCTTTGCCAAAGATCCGGAATTTAAAGCCCTTTTAAAGGTGGGGTTGCAAAAAACTTTAAAAAAACAGGCGGCCATGCTGGAAAAAGAGTTAGAACGCCTTGGCATTCCCCTGCCCAAACCGCCCAAAAACTTTGCCATGTCCGACAGTACAGAACTGTTAGATGACGACTATATGTTCCGCATCCTGCTTACCGGCATCCAGGGTGCCGCCGCTTTTCACGCCCAAGCCTTAAAGCAAAGCACCGTGGAAGACCGCCTCAGAAAAGAATTCAAAAAACTCCTCTGCGAAGAAATTGGCTACATAGATGAAATGATAAAATTCGGCAACGCCAAAGGCTGGCTCCACCCCGTCCCCCAATATAAACTCCAATAA
- a CDS encoding HEPN family nuclease, with amino-acid sequence MERQVVEKDFVARTMHILENYDGPYGVTLLINCLLGLIVLPRERGFNRVCHQEGIGFSDLGIDPQEICWGRIAEQEQTASRFLQCMRNSVAHIKIESISEQGEIESLRFKDQSGFEVVMKIEKVKELATKLAQYVQ; translated from the coding sequence ATGGAACGTCAGGTTGTGGAAAAAGATTTTGTGGCCCGGACAATGCATATCCTGGAAAACTATGATGGGCCCTATGGGGTAACGCTTTTGATTAACTGTTTACTGGGCCTGATTGTGCTGCCCCGGGAGCGGGGTTTTAATCGAGTCTGTCACCAGGAGGGAATAGGGTTTTCCGATTTGGGAATTGACCCTCAGGAAATATGTTGGGGGAGAATAGCTGAGCAGGAGCAAACCGCATCCCGTTTCCTGCAGTGTATGCGCAATTCTGTGGCCCATATAAAAATAGAAAGTATCAGTGAACAGGGAGAAATTGAGTCTTTACGCTTTAAAGACCAATCGGGTTTTGAGGTGGTAATGAAGATAGAAAAGGTCAAAGAGCTGGCCACTAAATTAGCCCAATATGTTCAATGA
- a CDS encoding CoB--CoM heterodisulfide reductase iron-sulfur subunit B family protein, which produces MRYSYYPGCTLKTKAKVYEDTTLATAKALGLEVTEIEEWQCCGALYPLNTDEIFPFLAPVRSLAQTKEAAHEKMMTLCAGCYNVFKRTNKAIREDGELRRKVNAYLEEEYMGDVDVVHYLEVLKNDLGFAALAEKVKKKLEGRKIAPYYGCLLLKPRDEMNFDDVENPTIIEDFLAAIGAEAVDYPYKTECCGSYLSMANEDVASTAVGRILKSAYNNKAEAFVVACPLCKYNLEEYQNTLQEATKDPNAKLPVYYFTELLAEALEV; this is translated from the coding sequence GTGCGCTATAGCTACTATCCAGGATGCACCCTGAAGACTAAGGCTAAAGTCTATGAGGATACCACTCTGGCGACTGCCAAGGCCTTGGGGCTAGAAGTGACCGAGATTGAAGAATGGCAGTGTTGCGGAGCTTTATACCCTCTGAACACTGATGAAATTTTCCCGTTCTTGGCCCCGGTCAGGTCTTTGGCTCAGACCAAAGAGGCGGCTCATGAAAAAATGATGACACTTTGTGCCGGCTGTTACAACGTCTTCAAACGCACAAATAAGGCGATTCGTGAAGACGGGGAACTGCGCCGCAAAGTAAACGCGTATCTGGAAGAAGAGTACATGGGTGATGTGGACGTGGTCCATTACCTGGAAGTACTGAAAAATGATTTAGGCTTTGCTGCGCTGGCAGAGAAAGTCAAGAAAAAGCTGGAAGGCAGAAAGATTGCGCCCTACTACGGCTGTTTGCTTTTAAAGCCCAGAGATGAAATGAACTTTGATGATGTGGAAAATCCCACAATTATTGAAGATTTCCTGGCGGCCATCGGTGCTGAAGCTGTGGACTATCCCTATAAGACCGAATGCTGTGGCTCTTATCTGTCCATGGCCAATGAGGATGTTGCCTCCACTGCGGTGGGCAGAATCTTAAAGTCCGCTTATAACAATAAGGCGGAAGCCTTTGTGGTGGCCTGCCCGCTCTGCAAGTATAACCTGGAAGAGTACCAGAACACATTGCAGGAAGCAACCAAAGATCCAAATGCGAAGCTACCTGTATACTACTTTACCGAGCTTCTGGCCGAAGCTCTGGAAGTTTAA
- a CDS encoding ATP-binding protein: MGLPRQLPLRWKITLLSFGLIALAVLIGGMILIENFSATLEDEIGSRAMAVARTVAQIEEIQNNVGTPGGDADIQPVAERIRLATNVEYIVVLDMDRTRYSHPLQDRIGQQFEGGDEGPAFADHEYISRAAGIMGPSVRAFVPIRVDEGTRQVGVVVVGILTPTVTGLLSDIRTTFYFSLLFALIVGLAGSIYLADNIKRTMHNMEPAEMARLMEERVSVFHAIGEGIIAIDREMNITVINEEARRILHLDGEYIGRPVLEAIPDSHLRRTVETGTSEYNQERSINGTAILVSRIPIVVNGEIVGAVATFKDKSELHTLAEELTGVKKFIEALRVQNHEHANKLHTIAGLIQLKQYDEAIDYIFEVTAEQEELTLFLTKNIKDYSVAGLIFGKYSRAKELRIEMSIDPQTHLNELPAGLDSSTAVIIIGNLLENAMDAVSGLPQEKRKIEILVRNLPEHFLIRVKDLGVGIAPEHLSEIFKPGFSTKAKENRGVGLSLVYQQVMNAGGEIRVESEQDQFTNIEIRIPNERRSTYEGN; the protein is encoded by the coding sequence ATGGGCTTACCCCGACAATTGCCGCTGCGCTGGAAAATCACGCTTCTCTCTTTTGGCCTGATTGCCCTGGCGGTGTTAATCGGCGGCATGATTTTAATTGAAAACTTTTCCGCCACACTGGAAGACGAGATCGGTTCCCGGGCAATGGCTGTGGCCCGCACCGTGGCTCAGATTGAAGAAATTCAAAATAATGTTGGCACCCCCGGCGGCGATGCTGATATTCAGCCGGTGGCGGAGCGAATCCGCCTGGCCACCAATGTGGAATACATCGTGGTCCTGGATATGGACAGAACCCGCTACTCTCATCCCCTGCAGGACCGAATCGGCCAACAGTTTGAAGGCGGCGACGAAGGGCCGGCCTTTGCCGACCATGAATATATCTCACGGGCAGCAGGAATTATGGGGCCGTCGGTGCGGGCTTTTGTCCCCATCAGGGTAGATGAGGGAACCCGGCAGGTGGGCGTTGTGGTGGTGGGGATTCTGACACCCACTGTAACCGGTTTGCTCAGCGATATTCGCACCACCTTCTACTTCTCCCTCTTGTTTGCGTTAATCGTGGGCCTGGCAGGCTCCATCTACCTGGCGGACAATATCAAGCGCACCATGCATAATATGGAGCCGGCGGAAATGGCCCGCCTGATGGAAGAACGTGTCTCCGTCTTTCATGCCATCGGGGAAGGAATCATCGCCATTGACCGGGAAATGAATATCACGGTTATTAATGAAGAAGCACGGCGAATTCTCCACCTGGACGGGGAATACATCGGCAGACCGGTTCTGGAAGCCATTCCCGACTCCCATCTGCGCCGCACGGTGGAGACGGGAACATCCGAATACAACCAGGAACGCTCCATTAACGGCACGGCCATTCTGGTCTCCCGCATCCCCATTGTGGTTAACGGTGAAATCGTGGGTGCGGTGGCTACCTTTAAAGACAAATCAGAGTTGCATACGCTGGCAGAGGAATTGACCGGCGTTAAAAAGTTCATCGAAGCTCTGCGCGTGCAAAACCACGAGCATGCCAACAAATTGCACACCATTGCCGGCCTGATTCAGCTGAAACAGTATGATGAAGCCATCGATTACATTTTTGAGGTAACCGCCGAGCAGGAGGAGTTGACGCTTTTCTTAACCAAAAATATTAAAGATTACAGTGTGGCAGGACTTATCTTTGGTAAATACAGCCGGGCAAAAGAACTGCGCATCGAGATGTCCATCGACCCTCAGACTCATCTAAATGAGTTGCCGGCGGGTTTAGACAGCAGCACCGCGGTGATTATTATCGGCAACCTGTTGGAAAATGCCATGGATGCAGTTAGCGGCCTGCCTCAGGAAAAAAGAAAGATCGAGATTCTGGTGCGCAACCTGCCGGAACACTTCCTGATTCGCGTCAAAGACCTGGGCGTGGGTATTGCGCCGGAACATTTAAGTGAAATCTTTAAGCCGGGCTTTTCCACCAAAGCAAAGGAAAACCGCGGCGTGGGGCTGTCCCTGGTCTATCAGCAGGTGATGAATGCGGGCGGCGAAATCCGGGTAGAGAGTGAGCAGGACCAATTTACAAATATTGAAATACGGATTCCAAATGAAAGAAGGTCCACCTATGAAGGGAATTAG
- a CDS encoding AMP-dependent synthetase/ligase, translated as MEKVWPKEYTQSINSVFQAQVKKLGDKDMILEKKDGAYTPKSWNEVAAEVKDLSLGLVSLGVQPKDRVALMMTTQGNWLISDLAILSAAAINVPVYPTNRGQQIAHILNDSEAGVIIVGSVDLLREIWQVWDTIPKLKTIIIPTGSKSEHALSDITGNLGDERQVLEFAEVQEMGREFARENPDVYQERWQSVEKDDLASVLYTSGTTGNPKGVMLTHDNFLSNVRNALERVEVHDWFVTLSFLPLSHVLERTAGYYMPMLVGCTIAYAESIDTLADNMQEVRPHFFVSVPRVYEKVYAGIMDKVNAGSPIKKRIFFWAKGVARQNAQLFVEGKEPSGFFGFKFSLADKLVFSTIRERIGGRLEYCISGGAPLGRELAEFFNGMNIRILEGYGLTETSPIITFNCLKNMRYGSVGQVIAQGEVRIDEDGEILSKGPQNCPGYYNNPEATEELLAGDWLKTGDIGYLDKDGFLFITDRKKDIIVTSGGKNVAPQPLEGLMTSDRYIQQAVIQGDKKNYLVAILVPNFEQLEGYAKEKGLQYGSRSELLKLPEVRKLYAKRVAKALQNEPRFAQVKRIYLMENEFTLEAKELTPTLKIKRRFVFEKYKDIFEALYAGTDDAIEVEYKPEIAPVQSTNASKSTGA; from the coding sequence ATGGAAAAAGTCTGGCCCAAGGAGTATACGCAGTCTATCAACTCGGTTTTTCAGGCGCAGGTAAAAAAGCTTGGCGACAAGGACATGATTCTGGAAAAGAAGGATGGTGCCTACACGCCCAAGTCGTGGAATGAAGTGGCTGCAGAGGTTAAAGATCTGTCTTTGGGGCTTGTTTCTCTGGGGGTGCAGCCCAAGGATCGGGTCGCTCTGATGATGACTACGCAGGGCAACTGGTTGATTTCCGATTTGGCCATTTTGTCGGCGGCTGCCATTAATGTTCCCGTTTATCCCACCAACAGGGGACAGCAAATTGCCCATATTCTAAACGACTCCGAAGCGGGAGTAATTATCGTGGGTAGTGTTGACCTGCTGCGGGAAATTTGGCAGGTTTGGGATACAATCCCCAAGCTTAAAACAATTATTATCCCCACCGGCAGCAAGAGTGAACATGCCCTGTCCGACATCACAGGCAATCTGGGAGATGAGCGTCAGGTCCTGGAGTTTGCGGAAGTGCAGGAAATGGGGCGGGAGTTTGCCCGGGAAAACCCCGATGTATACCAAGAGCGGTGGCAGAGTGTGGAAAAAGATGATCTGGCCTCGGTGCTCTATACCTCCGGTACCACCGGTAATCCCAAAGGCGTTATGCTGACCCATGATAATTTCCTCTCTAATGTACGCAACGCTTTGGAGCGGGTAGAAGTCCATGACTGGTTTGTTACCCTTTCGTTTTTGCCTTTAAGCCATGTGCTGGAAAGAACCGCCGGATATTATATGCCCATGCTGGTGGGCTGTACCATTGCATATGCCGAAAGCATTGATACGCTGGCCGATAACATGCAGGAAGTTCGTCCCCATTTCTTCGTCTCTGTACCAAGGGTGTACGAGAAAGTTTATGCGGGGATTATGGATAAAGTAAATGCGGGCAGCCCGATAAAGAAGAGAATCTTTTTCTGGGCCAAAGGAGTTGCCCGGCAGAATGCACAACTGTTTGTTGAGGGGAAAGAGCCGTCCGGTTTCTTTGGTTTTAAGTTTTCTCTGGCCGATAAACTGGTGTTTAGTACTATCAGGGAGCGCATCGGCGGGCGGCTTGAGTATTGTATCTCCGGCGGCGCGCCGCTGGGCCGGGAACTGGCAGAATTCTTCAATGGCATGAATATCAGGATTCTGGAGGGCTATGGCCTGACGGAGACTTCACCCATTATCACCTTCAATTGCCTGAAAAATATGCGTTATGGTTCGGTGGGCCAGGTTATTGCCCAAGGTGAAGTGCGCATTGATGAAGACGGCGAGATCTTAAGTAAGGGTCCGCAAAACTGCCCCGGCTATTATAATAACCCGGAAGCCACAGAGGAGCTTTTGGCCGGCGATTGGCTTAAAACCGGAGATATCGGATACCTGGATAAAGACGGATTCCTCTTTATTACCGACCGCAAAAAGGATATTATCGTTACCTCCGGCGGTAAAAATGTGGCACCGCAGCCTCTGGAAGGGCTGATGACCAGTGACCGTTATATTCAGCAGGCGGTAATTCAGGGTGATAAGAAAAATTACCTGGTGGCTATACTGGTCCCCAATTTTGAGCAGCTGGAAGGTTATGCAAAGGAGAAGGGTTTACAATACGGAAGCCGCAGCGAGCTGCTCAAGTTGCCGGAAGTGCGCAAGCTTTATGCCAAACGTGTGGCCAAGGCGCTGCAGAATGAACCCCGCTTTGCCCAGGTTAAACGTATCTACCTGATGGAAAATGAGTTTACACTGGAAGCCAAAGAGCTGACACCTACCCTTAAAATAAAGCGCCGCTTCGTCTTTGAAAAATACAAGGATATCTTCGAAGCGCTGTATGCCGGCACAGATGATGCCATTGAAGTAGAATACAAGCCGGAAATCGCCCCGGTACAAAGCACCAACGCATCAAAAAGCACCGGTGCCTAA
- a CDS encoding response regulator has protein sequence MKGIRTVIVEDDPMVMQVNRQYIEEIGGFEIVGTAETGYEALSVIRKIQPDVVILDIYLPDLDGIQTLKELRSDNIPTDVILVTAARDVETIQNAFRYGATDYIIKPFKFSRLKSALESYKLLHSKLHRKTSLDQDEIDDLTMNKTRMQETLPKGLNEVTLRQVLLFLLKRKDPLSAEEVAEGVGLARVTARRYLDYLEKTGKLAIEAQYGSVGRPVNRYRVV, from the coding sequence ATGAAGGGAATTAGAACGGTAATTGTGGAAGACGACCCCATGGTAATGCAGGTCAACCGGCAGTACATTGAAGAAATCGGCGGTTTTGAAATAGTGGGCACCGCCGAAACCGGGTATGAAGCACTGTCTGTAATCCGAAAAATCCAACCCGACGTGGTGATTTTGGATATCTACCTGCCTGATTTGGACGGGATTCAAACCCTAAAAGAACTGCGCTCCGACAACATCCCCACCGATGTAATCCTGGTTACCGCAGCCCGGGATGTGGAGACCATCCAAAATGCTTTCCGCTACGGTGCCACCGATTACATCATCAAACCCTTTAAATTCTCCCGGTTAAAAAGCGCCCTGGAATCTTATAAGCTGTTGCACAGCAAACTGCACCGCAAAACATCGTTGGACCAGGATGAAATCGATGACTTAACCATGAACAAAACACGCATGCAGGAGACCCTGCCCAAAGGGCTAAATGAAGTTACCCTGCGTCAGGTACTCTTGTTTTTGCTAAAAAGAAAAGACCCGCTCTCTGCCGAAGAGGTGGCTGAAGGTGTGGGCCTGGCCCGGGTTACGGCCCGTCGCTACCTGGACTACCTGGAGAAAACGGGCAAATTGGCCATCGAAGCACAATATGGCTCAGTGGGACGCCCTGTTAACCGGTACCGAGTTGTTTAA
- a CDS encoding spore germination protein yields MFRFLKRKKKIQQNAAAPRLPEQEQATDEVAIDDEEIKISLVDMAPRDTQYPLRGPKKRFSENIVYNLQLLRERFSDSNLTFEQFLIGSRTRNRVVIAYLKDVAHPGIVSEVKERLRSIRTEAVIDTSYLERDIENSNISPFPQIENTTRPDVVMSALLQGRVAIISDGNPEILLAPTTLFDLMDTPEDANSRWFIAATFFRVARYIMFILAASLPAFYIAVTTFNPEFIPAGITFIIARARGAAPFPVYLETFIMMGVVEAVRMMLIRIPTPIGGNIALFSGLALVIAGLLSNVVTPIVLMVVTLAIICSFGIPNYDLRSTLRIIQFFTMIMATALGIFGFAVAFFYLSVHLASLKSFGIPYMTPLAPLEASAWGHTIARKGSEKMPQDETYKPRTAEQED; encoded by the coding sequence ATGTTCAGATTCTTAAAACGGAAAAAGAAAATACAACAGAACGCTGCTGCACCCCGGCTACCTGAACAGGAGCAAGCAACAGATGAGGTGGCCATCGACGATGAGGAGATAAAAATATCCCTTGTAGATATGGCGCCGCGTGATACCCAGTATCCCCTGCGTGGCCCGAAGAAACGTTTTTCGGAAAACATTGTTTATAATCTGCAATTATTACGGGAGCGTTTTTCCGACTCCAATCTGACTTTTGAACAGTTTTTAATAGGTTCCCGCACCAGAAACCGGGTTGTAATTGCGTATCTTAAGGATGTGGCACACCCCGGCATTGTGTCAGAAGTAAAAGAAAGACTGCGCTCAATACGGACAGAAGCCGTTATTGACACCAGCTATCTGGAAAGGGATATTGAGAACTCAAATATCAGCCCCTTTCCCCAAATTGAAAACACTACAAGGCCCGATGTGGTAATGTCTGCACTGTTACAGGGCAGGGTGGCCATAATCTCTGACGGAAATCCGGAAATACTTTTGGCGCCCACAACATTGTTTGACCTGATGGATACACCGGAGGATGCCAATTCCCGCTGGTTTATTGCCGCCACTTTTTTTCGTGTGGCCCGCTACATCATGTTTATCCTGGCTGCCTCGCTACCCGCTTTTTATATCGCAGTAACCACGTTCAACCCGGAGTTTATTCCGGCAGGTATTACTTTCATCATCGCCCGGGCCCGGGGCGCCGCCCCTTTTCCCGTTTATCTGGAAACATTTATAATGATGGGCGTTGTGGAGGCGGTGCGGATGATGTTAATTCGCATTCCCACTCCCATTGGCGGAAACATTGCGCTTTTTAGCGGCCTGGCCTTGGTTATTGCCGGCCTTCTCTCCAATGTGGTTACCCCCATCGTCTTAATGGTGGTGACATTGGCCATTATCTGCTCTTTTGGTATTCCCAATTACGATTTGCGCTCCACTCTGCGCATTATCCAGTTCTTCACCATGATTATGGCCACGGCCCTGGGTATTTTTGGCTTTGCTGTAGCCTTTTTTTATCTTAGCGTTCACCTGGCATCATTAAAATCGTTTGGTATCCCGTACATGACTCCGCTGGCACCATTGGAGGCCAGCGCCTGGGGACATACTATAGCCCGGAAAGGCAGCGAAAAGATGCCCCAGGATGAGACATATAAACCCCGCACTGCAGAGCAGGAGGATTAA
- a CDS encoding 4Fe-4S dicluster domain-containing protein, which produces MKVTTDKLNSNLVKDVEEISGQKVSACFQCGKCTGGCPVVWAMDVFPHQVLRYAQMGLVDELLHSKTLWICASCQTCDSRCPRGVDIPKVIEALRLTIIREKGGNYLHPKDLPARVRENAPQQGLVSAFRKYAK; this is translated from the coding sequence ATGAAGGTCACCACAGACAAACTTAACAGCAACCTGGTCAAGGATGTGGAAGAAATCAGCGGCCAGAAGGTATCGGCCTGTTTCCAGTGCGGCAAATGCACCGGCGGCTGTCCTGTGGTCTGGGCCATGGATGTCTTCCCCCATCAGGTGCTCCGTTATGCACAAATGGGATTGGTGGACGAACTCCTGCACAGTAAGACGTTGTGGATCTGTGCTTCCTGCCAGACTTGCGACTCTCGCTGTCCACGGGGCGTGGATATTCCCAAAGTAATTGAAGCGCTGCGCTTAACAATTATCCGGGAAAAAGGCGGCAATTACCTCCATCCCAAAGACCTGCCTGCCAGGGTGCGGGAGAATGCGCCGCAACAAGGGTTGGTTAGTGCGTTTCGTAAGTACGCCAAGTAA